CTGATTTTATTGTTAGAAATGAATATCCTCAACAATACTTAAAAGAAATATTGCAAGCTCGCGTGCCTGATGCGCAGGTGATTATTATGGACGACCATCATGATGTTGTATCGTTACTCAATGATGCTTTGAAAAACGGTGAAGAAGAGTTTCAGAAGTATCGTGCAGCATATCAAGATGCAATGAGCATGGCTGTAGAATTGGATGTGTTAGATTTTCCTAGTGCTGCAAGTGATTTTGAACGAAAAGAGTATCATCATCGACGTGAGCAACATAGGCAGCGAGTGAAGGAAAAATATCCTGAATATAGTGTTAACTTGGCCTACGATTGTTTTACTTATGCTCATCCACGAAAAATTTCTTCATTTACAGAATCAAAAATTAAAACTGATATTGAGGGAATTGTCGTTCCAATTGGTCATGGTGATTATAGAGATATTACTGATATTTTATGTGGATTAAACGGAACTATAAAAAAGCAATTTGATGAGATTGTTGCTAATCGTGGTCTTCCTGAAAAAGAAAGTGATACATTAGAGAATTCAAATGTGAAACATAATTTGAGTTTGATGCGCCAACATTTCTACAAGCGATTTCAAATTCCTGTCTTTGAGTCATTTATTCACGCACCGTATGATCGAGATGGTCTAGCGCCTGTTGGTCGACAGATTGATTGGAAAGAAGATGAATACTCCTTTGGTCGAGAAGAGCATATCAAATTTGCGTTCAACAAGTGGATTGACACCTACTTTCCAAAAAAATAAGTTTTTTCGGAGTAAATAGTTCTTTAGAACATACAGCAACACGCAACTCTTTGTTTTATTTGGTTAAAAAAGGTTGATTTTTCATAACCTGTTCGTGTTAAGCTTTGCTTGATCTGTTGAGCTTCGCTTATCACACAAGCAAATTTGTTACTTAGTGCCCAAAAATCTTAATTTCTGTTATTCTAAACGTTCTCCTTGCAGTTTTTTAGTCTTTTTTCTCGTATTTTCCTTAAGTTTTTTAAATGAAACGTGTTTTCTTGGGAGAATTATCACGTGCGTATTCTGCGTAAAGTGAGAGTATTTTCAAGGGAAAACACATAGTTTTCACTTAAGAGAAGCAAAATATTTAAATAAGAAGCGATACTGCAAATAAGTATTATTATAAGGGTGACTATTAAATGAAAGCATGGTATAAAAGACTTGGTTATTACGAGAACCCGTTTCTCATCAAACCGCTCCAAGAAATGACTAAATTATATGGTCAAGAAGAACAACTCAATGACGCGTTGTATTATGTTCGTTCGGGAGCAACAATTTTTGTTGAAGCAAAGAAAGGTGCAGGTAAAACTAAATTCTTACGAAAAATTATTGAAAGTTTTAAAGGAAGAATTATTTATGTTGATGCAGCTAAGCTTAAGAAAAATCTTAATATTGAAGAATTACTTCGAAAACGAAATGGTATGAAAGGAAAACTTCTTGGTAGCAAACCAAGAGAAATGATTCTTGTCATCGATAATGTTGATGAACTATCTCATGTGAATACGGAACGACTCAAATATTATTTTGATTATGGCTACTTGCATTCAGTTGTCATGGCGGGCAAGTCATTTAAGAAAGTGCCTTTTAGTGAAAGTATGGCTAATCGTATTGGTCGACGAGTTATTAAACTTGATGATTTAACAAAAGATCAAGCAATTGAACTCGCCTTTGAGCGTCTTGATGAATTCAAAGATGATGAGGATGCACTTATCAAACAAAAACTTATTCAGAAAATTTTTGAAAAAAATACAAATCCTCGCATGTTTTTAATTAACTTGCACCGCGTTTTTGAAGAAATGGGTTTTGAAGAAGATGAAAAAGTTCTTGATAAACATCTAAACATTCTTGATGAACCATTGGATGCAGAGGATGAAGAAGATTATGCATCAGCTCTTGGTGAAGAAGTTATTTCTGACGAGGAAAAGCTTGTTGATGAGAAAGGAAATAAGATTATGAAAGTTGGCGAGTATTACAGATGTCCTGCTTATGAGATGTTTTGTGGTAATTGTGGAGCTATTGTTAAAAGAACGGACACCTGCTGTCCGGAATGTAATGCTGAGTTTGAAAACACACAAGAAGAAGGTGAAAAAAATGAGTAAGAAAGCTCCTTTATGGTATGAATCACTTGGTTATGCTTATAATCCGTTTATTATAAAGCCAGGATTTTTTGATGATGAAGTAGTTGGTTATGATAAAGAAATTGATAATCTTGTGACAAAACTAACCAGTCCTGTTATGTATTTTTTAGAAGGTGATTTTGGTCTTGGTAAAACAACAATGCTTCGTTATGTAATCAATGAGTTTGCTGGTCAGAAAAAAGTGTTATACATTAGTCGAAATAGAAGTGATAGGGCATTTGATTATGCACAGCTTTTGAAAGGTGCAAATAAAGGACTAGGAAAACTTCTTGGTAAAAAAGCAAAAGACGTTATTCTTGTTGTTGATGAAACTGCAAAGATTAATGCTGCTGATTGTGAGCAAATTGTTGAGTATTTTGAGTCGGGTAATTTTCTTTCCGTTCTTTTTGTTGATAAATCGTTTAAAGAAGCTCGACTTTCTGATGAGATAAGAAAAATTATTGGCCAACATGTTATGTCGCTTAAGCAACTTAAAGCTGAAGATGCAATTGAGTTAGCAAGAAGTCGACTTGATGGTAATAATGATTTTATTTCTGATGCTCTTATTAAAGATGTTTTTGATAAATCAGGAAAAAACACTCGATTATTCCTTGCAGCATTAGAAGATGTATGTAGACATGCTGTTAGTACAGGTCAAAAAAAAGTCACTAAAGATGATCTAAAAGTTTTATAAACATGAAGTCAGATAATAAAGAACCTCATAGGGGTCAACTAGATGACATGGTGAATGATGCTTTTTCTAAAAAGAGAATTCTTATTGCAGAAGATGATGAACTTTCTAGAATGATTTTTAGTTTTCAATTACAAGACGAGTACGATGTTTTTTTTGCTAATGATGGTAAAGCAGCAACTGATTTAGTTTTATCATATCATTATGATTTAATTATCTTAGATGAGCGTATGCCAAAAATGAGTGGTTCTAAGGCGAATGAAGAGATTAGACAATATCAGCCAGACGTTCCTATTTTTGGTATAAGTGCATCATTTGGTGAGTTAAGTTATTTATATGAAGTAAAAGACAAGTATGATGAAGTGCTTGCTAAACCATATGATGTGGATGTTCTTCGTAATCTAATTAGAAAATACATATAATTTTTTATTTTTTTGTTTTCTTGTTTTTTGATTTTTTTTTGTTTTTTTTGCTCAATTTTCTTGTTTTTGTTTATATGCTGGCACCTTGACGTAACATTCATCAACAACCGATTCAACCAGGCGCAGCCCTACAAAACGACTGTTGTCATAAAATCGTTGTTTTAGTATAATCTAGGAAAAATATCCTTTTCCCCTATTTTGAACAGGGTCCAAAAACCACTTCATTTATAAAAGAATCTTGCTTACAAAGCAGCAGATGACCTCTGCAAAAGATACTGATGATGAACAGCATATAATTGGTTTTACAGAACCTGTATTATGTACATCGAATGGTAAGCATATTCAAGTTCGAGCAAGAATTGATACTGGTGCTTCAAAAAGTTCAATTGATGAAAAACTAGCTAAAGAATTAGGTTTAGGTCCTATTTTGGGCGAGAAAACAATTCGTAACGCGCATGGAAGTAGTTCAAGAAAATTTGTAGATGTAACTATTGAACTTGCGGGAAGAAAATTTACTGAACATTTTACTATTGCTGACAGATCAACTATGCGTTTTCCCGTACTTATTGGTCGCAATATTTTACGAAAAGGTTTTTTAATTAATCCAAAAAGAAAAGCCCGCAAGGTGCAACTGAAATGAAAGCAGCATTAATTAGTTTAGAAAGTGAGTCAAGTAAATGGACGGCTGTTGCAATGGAGAAATATTTTGATGAAGTTGATTTACTTAATATTCGTCATATCGAAATTAGTATTAGTGGTAAGAAAGCAGAAATTTTATACAAAGGAACTCCTTTAGCAAGATATGATTGTATTTTTGCAAAAGGCTCGTTTCGTTACGCTAATCTTCTTAAAACATTAACGCTTCTTATTAATGGTACTGCTTATATGCCGATTAGTGATAGAGCGTTTACGTTTGCTCATGATAAACTTTTAACACAACTAGAGTTTCAAAGAAATGGTATTCCTATGCCTACAACGTATTTGGCATCAACTATTACTGCGGCACGTTCTATTCTTGAGCGACTTAATTATCCAATTATTATGAAGTTTCCTCAAGGAACAGGTGGAAAAGGTGTGCTTTTTGCTGAAAGTTTTGCATCAGCATCATCTATTCTTGATGCGCTTTCCTCTCTTCGTCAGCCGTTTATTATTCAAGAGTTTTTAGAAACTGGTGGGCGTGATGTGCGTGCATTCGTTATTGGTGGTCAAGTTACTGCTGCTTATCAACGAAAAGCAAAGAAGAATGAAGCTCGATCAAATATTCATTCTGGTGGAACTGGTGATGTTATTGAGCTTGATGATGAAACAAAGCGTATTGCAGTAAAGGCAGCAGAAGCGCTTGGTGCAGATGTTTGTGGCGTGGATATTTTAATGACCCATAAAGGACCTATGGTTTTAGAAGTTAATTTAAGTCCTGGTTTGCAAGGCATTACTCAATACACAGGAATTGATATTGCTGATAAAATTGCAAAATATCTTGCTGACAGAACACAAGCAAAGATGAATCGCTCTCAAAAGAAAGGAGCTGATAAAGTGCTTTCGGTTATTGATAAGGCTGATAAAAAAGAAGACACGCTTATTACTTCAATTGATTTTAGAGGAAGTCGCGTTTTACTTCCTGAAATGGTTTCTAAATTAGCGAACTTTAAAGAAGATGATGACTATGAGTTTGTCGTAAAAAATAGCGAAATTTATATTAAGAAGTTTGAGATGAAAGAATATAAAGATTAGTTTTTAAAGAAACAAAAGTATTTTTATAGTATTCTTTATTTTTCTTTTTTATGTCACAAGAAAAAATTGTTCCATCCCCTAATAAATATTTATCACACGGTAATATTGCTGAGATTATCGCGCTTAAAATGTATGCTCCTGCACATAAAGTTTCTGATTCTAGTTATATTCGTCAAGTTGCAGCTTCACTTTTTCTTCGTCCAGAAACTCTTGCTTATTATTGGTCTGAGGAATATACTCCTTCTAGAGAAACTAAATCGAAAATTCCTCAAAAAGAAGAAACAAAAAAAGAGTGGATACAGGATAATTTATCTTCTGTTAAATCGGGAAAAACAAAAAGGCTTCCTTCTAAAAAGAAAGAAGATACGTTACAAACCACCTCAAAAAAACCTTATCTTGTCTCTTCACCCGAAAAAAAATCTATGTCCAAAAAAGTCAGTTTGCATTCTGACGATGATTCTATTGATGCGCTGCTCAAGAATGATGTAGAGTCAGGAGATGTTTCTGTTGCTGATATGGTTAAGCACGAGTCAAATGTATTGTCTACTCCTGAATCTGTAGATGAAACTATGGAGTTTCTTGACTATGCTCGTTTGCATGTTGCGAAAAATTATAAAACGAGTTTTCTTTTTGTATTGCGACGAGCGTATCAAGGTGTTCCTGTTAAGACTATTGTTGAAGAACTAAGCAAACAAGATTTCGGAAGATTTTCTGAGAATTATATAACATATCAACTTGAATATAAACAAAAATTATTGGGCGCATCGTCTATTGATGCTTTATACAATAAAATTTACAAAGGAATTTCCTTTTCTTCAAAAGAAAAATAATTATTTTTCTAGAATTTTAAACTCTTGCGCTCTAAATGTTTGTATATTAAAACCATTAATTAGATTAATGTATTTATCTTGACTATAAGGATGTTCTGCTTGTTCAAAAAGTAAGGGGAAATTATATTTCATAACAAAATTAAATAATTTGGAGAATGTTTCTTCTATGTTGACTGGTTGTTGACTAGTATAGGTTGTGTTTAAACTTTTTTTATGCCATCCAAATATGCTTTCAAGAGCTCGTTCTAGGTATTCTGCTTCACCTTCAAACTTGTTATGTGCTACTCGCGCAATGCCATTTTCGTAGTAGATATGTTGTTTATCTTGTTCTTTTTTAGATAGATTAGTGAGTTCATCAA
Above is a genomic segment from Candidatus Woesearchaeota archaeon containing:
- a CDS encoding response regulator, giving the protein MKSDNKEPHRGQLDDMVNDAFSKKRILIAEDDELSRMIFSFQLQDEYDVFFANDGKAATDLVLSYHYDLIILDERMPKMSGSKANEEIRQYQPDVPIFGISASFGELSYLYEVKDKYDEVLAKPYDVDVLRNLIRKYI
- a CDS encoding RimK/LysX family protein, with the protein product MTSAKDTDDEQHIIGFTEPVLCTSNGKHIQVRARIDTGASKSSIDEKLAKELGLGPILGEKTIRNAHGSSSRKFVDVTIELAGRKFTEHFTIADRSTMRFPVLIGRNILRKGFLINPKRKARKVQLK
- a CDS encoding RimK family alpha-L-glutamate ligase, yielding MKAALISLESESSKWTAVAMEKYFDEVDLLNIRHIEISISGKKAEILYKGTPLARYDCIFAKGSFRYANLLKTLTLLINGTAYMPISDRAFTFAHDKLLTQLEFQRNGIPMPTTYLASTITAARSILERLNYPIIMKFPQGTGGKGVLFAESFASASSILDALSSLRQPFIIQEFLETGGRDVRAFVIGGQVTAAYQRKAKKNEARSNIHSGGTGDVIELDDETKRIAVKAAEALGADVCGVDILMTHKGPMVLEVNLSPGLQGITQYTGIDIADKIAKYLADRTQAKMNRSQKKGADKVLSVIDKADKKEDTLITSIDFRGSRVLLPEMVSKLANFKEDDDYEFVVKNSEIYIKKFEMKEYKD